One genomic region from Candidatus Zixiibacteriota bacterium encodes:
- the ybeY gene encoding rRNA maturation RNase YbeY encodes MRCSVIKAAGGRLPRKKIAALAEIIEKEEQPPEGLVSIIFVSDREIRKLNRKFRQIDKATDVLSFNIDSISAPHSVLGEVYISTETATRYAREDGISPEQMIIRLCVHGILHLLGYDHKTRREGKVMEKRERLIMSRVGIR; translated from the coding sequence ATGCGCTGCTCAGTCATAAAAGCGGCGGGCGGACGCCTCCCCCGCAAGAAAATCGCCGCCCTGGCGGAGATAATAGAAAAAGAAGAACAGCCGCCTGAGGGATTGGTGTCCATTATCTTCGTATCGGACAGGGAAATCCGGAAACTTAACCGCAAATTCCGTCAGATTGATAAAGCGACCGATGTCTTGTCGTTCAACATTGACTCAATTTCGGCGCCCCATTCCGTTCTTGGCGAGGTCTATATTTCTACGGAGACGGCAACCCGTTATGCCCGGGAGGATGGAATCTCTCCGGAGCAGATGATAATCCGGTTGTGCGTGCATGGAATTCTTCATTTATTGGGGTATGACCACAAGACGCGGCGGGAAGGGAAAGTGATGGAGAAAAGGGAGAGACTGATTATGAGCCGGGTGGGGATTAGATGA